In Sphingomonas sp. SORGH_AS_0950, the following are encoded in one genomic region:
- the rpsL gene encoding 30S ribosomal protein S12, translating to MPTINQLVRKGRELQKAKSKVPAMEQNPQKRGVCTRVYTTTPKKPNSALRKVAKVRLTNSREVISYIPGEGHNLQEHSVVLIRGGRVRDLPGVRYHVLRGVLDTQGVKDRKQSRSKYGAKRPK from the coding sequence ATGCCGACGATCAACCAGCTGGTCCGCAAGGGCCGCGAACTGCAGAAGGCCAAGTCCAAGGTCCCTGCAATGGAGCAGAACCCGCAGAAGCGCGGCGTTTGCACCCGTGTCTACACGACGACCCCGAAGAAGCCGAACTCGGCCCTTCGCAAGGTGGCCAAGGTCCGTCTGACCAACAGCCGCGAAGTCATCTCGTACATCCCGGGCGAAGGCCACAACCTGCAGGAGCACTCGGTGGTGCTCATCCGCGGCGGCCGTGTGCGCGACCTTCCCGGCGTGCGCTACCACGTGCTGCGCGGCGTCCTCGACACGCAGGGCGTGAAGGATCGCAAGCAGTCCCGCTCGAAGTACGGCGCGAAGCGTCCGAAGTAA
- the fusA gene encoding elongation factor G: MARSHPLEKYRNIGIMAHIDAGKTTTTERILYYTGKSYKIGEVHEGTATMDWMEQEQERGITITSAATTCFWNDNRINIIDTPGHVDFTIEVERSLRVLDGAVACFDGVAGVEPQSETVWRQADKYGVPRMCFVNKLDRTGADFYFCVNSIIERLGARPAVLYLPIGIEGGFKGLVDLVENRAIIWLEESLGAKFEYQDIPDDLKEKAAKYRSDLIEMAVEQDDAAMEAYLEGNEPSVAELKALIRKGTLEMAFVPVVCGSAFKNKGVQPLLDAVIDYLPSPLDVPAIKGVKLDGETPDERPSSDTEPFSALAFKIMNDPFVGSLTFARIYSGKLETSSQVLNSVKDKKEKIGRMLLMHANSREDIQEAYAGDIVALAGLKDTTTGDTLCAQNAPIILERMEFPEPVIELSVEPKTKADQEKMGVALNRLAREDPSFRVTSDAESGQTIIKGMGELHLEILVDRMKREFKVEANVGAPQVAYREYLKKPVDIDYTHKKQSGGTGQFGRVKVKLTPGERGSGFVFKDEIKGGNIPKEYIPAIEKGFRETAETGSLVGFPIIDFEVLLYDGAYHDVDSSALAFEICARGAMREAAQKSGITLLEPVMKVEVVTPEDYLGDVIGDMNSRRGQIQGTDTRGNAQTVEAMVPLANMFGYVNALRSFTQGRAQYSMQFSHYDEVPQNVADEVKAKMA, encoded by the coding sequence ATGGCCCGCAGCCATCCGCTCGAGAAGTATCGCAACATCGGCATCATGGCGCACATCGATGCCGGCAAGACGACCACGACCGAGCGCATTCTTTATTACACCGGCAAGTCCTACAAGATCGGCGAAGTGCACGAAGGCACCGCCACCATGGACTGGATGGAGCAGGAGCAGGAGCGCGGCATCACCATCACGTCGGCCGCGACGACCTGTTTCTGGAACGACAACCGCATCAACATCATCGACACCCCCGGGCACGTCGACTTCACCATCGAGGTGGAGCGTTCGCTCCGCGTGCTCGACGGCGCGGTCGCCTGTTTCGACGGCGTGGCGGGTGTTGAGCCGCAGTCGGAAACCGTGTGGCGTCAGGCCGACAAGTACGGCGTGCCGCGCATGTGCTTCGTCAACAAGCTCGACCGCACCGGCGCCGACTTCTATTTCTGCGTGAACTCGATCATCGAGCGCCTGGGCGCGCGTCCGGCGGTCCTGTATCTGCCGATCGGCATCGAGGGCGGCTTCAAGGGCCTGGTCGACCTGGTCGAGAACCGCGCGATCATCTGGCTCGAAGAGTCGCTGGGCGCCAAGTTCGAATATCAGGACATCCCCGATGACCTGAAGGAAAAGGCCGCGAAGTATCGCAGCGACCTGATCGAAATGGCCGTCGAGCAGGACGACGCCGCGATGGAAGCGTATCTGGAAGGCAACGAGCCTTCGGTCGCCGAACTCAAGGCGCTGATCCGCAAGGGCACGCTGGAAATGGCGTTCGTCCCCGTGGTCTGCGGCTCGGCGTTCAAGAACAAGGGCGTGCAGCCCCTGCTCGACGCGGTCATCGACTATCTGCCGTCGCCGCTCGACGTTCCGGCCATCAAGGGCGTGAAGCTCGACGGCGAGACGCCGGACGAGCGTCCTTCGTCGGACACCGAGCCCTTCTCGGCGCTGGCGTTCAAGATCATGAACGACCCGTTCGTCGGTTCGCTGACCTTCGCCCGCATCTATTCGGGCAAGCTCGAGACCTCGTCGCAGGTCCTGAACTCGGTCAAGGACAAGAAGGAAAAGATCGGCCGCATGCTGCTGATGCATGCGAACAGCCGTGAGGACATCCAGGAAGCCTATGCCGGCGACATCGTCGCTCTGGCGGGCCTCAAGGACACCACGACCGGTGACACGCTCTGCGCGCAGAACGCCCCGATCATCCTCGAGCGGATGGAATTCCCCGAGCCCGTGATCGAGCTGTCGGTGGAGCCGAAGACCAAGGCCGACCAGGAGAAGATGGGCGTCGCGCTCAATCGTCTCGCTCGCGAGGACCCCTCGTTCCGCGTGACCTCGGACGCCGAGTCGGGCCAGACCATCATCAAGGGCATGGGCGAGCTCCATCTCGAGATCCTGGTCGACCGCATGAAGCGCGAGTTCAAGGTCGAGGCGAACGTCGGTGCGCCGCAGGTGGCGTATCGCGAATACCTCAAGAAGCCGGTCGACATCGACTACACGCACAAGAAGCAGTCGGGCGGCACCGGCCAGTTCGGCCGCGTGAAGGTCAAGCTGACCCCGGGCGAGCGTGGTTCGGGCTTCGTCTTCAAGGACGAGATCAAGGGCGGTAACATTCCGAAGGAATATATCCCCGCGATTGAGAAGGGCTTCCGTGAAACCGCGGAAACCGGTTCGCTGGTCGGCTTCCCGATCATCGACTTCGAGGTCCTGCTGTATGACGGCGCGTATCACGACGTCGACTCGTCGGCGCTGGCGTTCGAAATCTGTGCCCGCGGCGCGATGCGCGAAGCGGCCCAGAAGTCGGGCATCACGCTGCTCGAGCCGGTCATGAAGGTCGAGGTCGTGACCCCGGAAGACTATCTGGGCGACGTCATCGGCGACATGAACAGCCGTCGCGGCCAGATCCAGGGCACCGACACGCGCGGCAACGCGCAGACGGTCGAGGCGATGGTCCCGCTGGCCAACATGTTCGGCTATGTGAACGCGCTCCGCTCGTTCACCCAGGGTCGTGCGCAGTACTCGATGCAGTTCTCGCACTATGACGAAGTGCCGCAGAATGTTGCGGACGAGGTCAAGGCGAAGATGGCCTAA
- the rpsG gene encoding 30S ribosomal protein S7: MARRRRPEKREILPDPKFGDVVLSKFMNSVMLDGKKSVAEAIVYGALETVETRAKRDPIGVFHDALNNIKPGIEVRSRRVGGATYQVPVEVRPERAQALAIRWLIGASRARSENTMAARLSGELMDAANNRGNAVKKREDTHRMAEANRAFSHYRW; this comes from the coding sequence ATGGCTCGTCGTCGTCGTCCCGAAAAGCGGGAAATCCTGCCGGATCCCAAGTTCGGGGATGTGGTCCTGTCGAAGTTCATGAACTCGGTCATGCTGGACGGTAAGAAGTCCGTGGCCGAAGCCATCGTGTACGGTGCCCTGGAAACCGTCGAGACGCGCGCCAAGCGCGATCCGATCGGCGTGTTCCACGATGCGCTGAACAACATCAAGCCGGGCATCGAAGTCCGTTCGCGCCGCGTCGGCGGTGCGACCTACCAGGTCCCGGTCGAAGTCCGTCCGGAGCGTGCCCAGGCTCTGGCCATCCGTTGGCTGATCGGCGCGTCGCGCGCCCGTTCGGAGAACACGATGGCCGCGCGTCTGTCGGGCGAGCTGATGGACGCCGCGAACAACCGCGGCAACGCGGTCAAGAAGCGCGAAGATACGCACCGCATGGCGGAAGCGAATCGCGCCTTCTCGCACTACCGCTGGTAA